From Candidatus Baltobacteraceae bacterium, a single genomic window includes:
- a CDS encoding DUF6790 family protein, translating into MIATAGGAMLGNLGPILFAVAIVVALLKLRRARVGRRVASWPYVLWGEIVFYAVGLYDVYAGISHAFLGIPVAFAELGIALVALLSLWRGFEMRLAATLVFAVFSLGTVLGHPNQIHNHAAGAAGPAWWFGDVVVPLVVLALAFLSRDAYERRAPW; encoded by the coding sequence ATGATTGCAACCGCCGGCGGCGCGATGCTGGGAAACTTGGGCCCGATACTGTTTGCAGTTGCGATCGTGGTCGCGCTGCTCAAATTGCGCCGCGCGCGCGTAGGGCGCCGGGTTGCGAGCTGGCCCTACGTGCTCTGGGGCGAGATCGTGTTTTACGCAGTCGGTCTGTATGACGTTTACGCCGGCATCTCGCACGCATTTCTCGGGATCCCGGTCGCGTTCGCGGAGCTCGGCATCGCGCTCGTGGCGCTGCTCTCGTTGTGGCGGGGGTTCGAGATGCGGCTCGCGGCGACGCTCGTCTTTGCGGTCTTCTCGCTCGGTACCGTGCTCGGCCATCCGAACCAGATCCACAATCACGCGGCCGGCGCTGCCGGTCCCGCTTGGTGGTTCGGCGACGTCGTCGTACCGCTGGTCGTGCTCGCGCTCGCGTTTCTCTCTCGCGACGCGTACGAACGCCGCGCGCCCTGGTAG
- a CDS encoding Re/Si-specific NAD(P)(+) transhydrogenase subunit alpha translates to MNVVVAREAADEARVALVPETVAKLVQSGVSVALERDAGTRAAFPDNLYTAAGASIADDPAAVLSNADLLVTVGRPSDRALGALRKGATVLGLLAPLGDAPYVRKLADAGVTALSMDAIPRITRAQAMDALSSQSNIAGYKAVLLAASTLPKFFPMLTTAAGTVRPAKVLVLGAGVAGLQAIATARRLGAVVSGYDVRSAVKEQVQSLGATFLEFDLGADAEGAGGYAKELTPEQIDRQRRFMIEAIGASDVAITTALVPGRRAPVLISQEAVAAMSPGSVIVDLAAEAGGNCALTQAGQTVVTPNGVTIIGETNLAATMPNHASQLYSRNVNALLGVLVKDGALALDMNDEIVRGTTIVHDGTIVHQPTLEALAAP, encoded by the coding sequence ATGAACGTCGTCGTTGCTCGCGAGGCCGCCGATGAAGCGCGCGTCGCGCTCGTTCCGGAGACCGTCGCAAAACTGGTCCAATCGGGCGTGTCCGTCGCGCTCGAACGCGACGCCGGCACGCGAGCCGCCTTTCCCGACAACCTCTACACCGCAGCCGGAGCGTCGATCGCAGACGATCCGGCCGCGGTGCTTTCAAACGCCGATCTGCTCGTAACCGTCGGCCGCCCGTCGGATCGAGCGCTCGGCGCATTACGCAAGGGCGCGACCGTTCTCGGTTTGCTCGCCCCGCTCGGCGACGCGCCCTACGTGCGGAAGCTCGCCGATGCCGGCGTAACCGCGCTCTCGATGGACGCGATTCCGCGCATCACGCGCGCGCAAGCGATGGACGCACTCAGCTCGCAGAGCAACATCGCCGGGTACAAAGCCGTGCTGCTCGCGGCCTCCACCCTGCCCAAGTTCTTTCCAATGCTCACGACGGCGGCCGGCACCGTTCGGCCCGCCAAGGTTTTGGTGCTCGGCGCGGGCGTCGCCGGATTGCAGGCGATCGCCACGGCGCGCCGGCTCGGCGCGGTCGTGAGCGGCTACGACGTGCGCTCCGCGGTCAAAGAGCAAGTGCAGAGTTTAGGCGCGACGTTTTTGGAGTTCGATCTCGGCGCCGACGCCGAAGGTGCGGGCGGATATGCCAAAGAGCTAACGCCCGAGCAGATAGACCGGCAGCGGCGCTTCATGATCGAAGCGATCGGCGCGAGCGACGTAGCGATCACGACGGCGCTCGTCCCCGGACGGCGCGCGCCCGTTCTGATCTCGCAAGAGGCGGTAGCGGCAATGAGTCCGGGCTCGGTCATCGTGGATCTCGCGGCCGAAGCGGGCGGAAACTGCGCGCTCACGCAAGCCGGTCAAACCGTCGTTACGCCCAATGGAGTGACGATTATCGGCGAGACGAACCTCGCGGCCACGATGCCCAATCACGCGAGCCAGCTCTACTCGCGCAACGTTAACGCGCTACTCGGCGTGCTCGTCAAAGACGGCGCGCTCGCGCTCGACATGAACGACGAGATCGTTCGCGGTACCACGATCGTGCACGACGGAACGATCGTGCATCAACCCACTCTCGAAGCGCTCGCGGCGCCATAA
- a CDS encoding peptide ABC transporter substrate-binding protein, with protein MRRLAALLASLALLGGCTHSGQSLAPRAPGSVRFDLAADPSNLNPLFLHQDASSVEQQVARLSFEPFIDLDARGKPIPALLAAIPTAANGGISADGRTITYHLRSTVRWSDGVPVTAADVLFTLHAILDPHNPVRSHEGYDLIDRAFAKNAHTVVFHLKRAWAPAVQTYFSYGFSPQFVLPSHVLAKEAPLAQAPFNAAPTVGDGPFVFVSWHRGESLLYRANPAYWRGEPRVKRLDIRIIPDPQTNLVMLGSGALDWNLIAPVQRANLAGKPGLAFRTVPTAVVAGLALNTTHPPLNDVRVRRAIAMSIDRAGISKKITLGRYPVTNMLAPQFSWAYDPNVKEPGYDPHAADALFDAAGWRRGPDGVRQRNGKRFALVYVQFPESTTGVRVATTVQQELRERGVDVAIKSVSNAQLFLPEARGGTLASGNFDLAYVPWTMGADPDDSSILTCRAPSNYMHYCNATVDRLESRALASTSQRERKRLYAQIGALVARDVPIVYLFNADYIYAYRTALGGFSPNAFLPTWNAAAWTIH; from the coding sequence ATGAGACGTCTTGCGGCCCTGCTCGCTTCGCTCGCGCTCTTGGGCGGCTGCACGCACTCCGGGCAGAGCCTGGCTCCTCGGGCGCCCGGGTCGGTGCGTTTCGATCTGGCTGCGGACCCCTCGAACCTCAATCCGCTCTTCCTCCACCAGGATGCCAGCTCGGTCGAGCAGCAGGTCGCTCGCCTGTCGTTCGAACCCTTTATCGATCTCGACGCTCGCGGGAAACCCATTCCGGCGCTGCTGGCGGCGATCCCGACCGCGGCCAACGGCGGAATCTCGGCCGACGGCCGAACGATCACCTATCACCTGCGCTCGACGGTGCGCTGGAGCGACGGCGTTCCGGTCACCGCCGCCGACGTGCTTTTCACGCTGCACGCGATCCTCGATCCCCACAATCCGGTACGCTCGCACGAGGGGTACGATCTGATCGATCGAGCCTTCGCGAAGAACGCGCACACGGTCGTCTTCCATCTTAAACGCGCGTGGGCGCCGGCCGTGCAGACGTATTTTTCCTACGGCTTCTCGCCGCAATTCGTCCTGCCGTCGCACGTGTTAGCAAAGGAAGCCCCGCTCGCGCAAGCGCCGTTTAACGCGGCGCCGACCGTCGGCGACGGGCCCTTCGTTTTCGTGAGCTGGCATCGCGGCGAGTCGCTGCTCTACCGCGCGAATCCGGCGTATTGGCGCGGCGAGCCGCGCGTGAAACGGCTGGACATACGAATCATTCCCGATCCGCAGACCAATCTCGTCATGCTCGGGTCGGGAGCGCTGGATTGGAATCTGATCGCGCCCGTGCAGCGCGCGAACCTTGCGGGCAAACCCGGGCTCGCGTTTCGCACCGTGCCGACGGCCGTGGTGGCTGGGCTGGCGCTCAACACGACGCATCCGCCGCTAAACGACGTGCGCGTGCGCCGCGCGATTGCGATGTCGATCGATCGCGCCGGGATCAGCAAGAAGATCACGCTCGGCCGTTACCCGGTGACGAACATGTTAGCGCCGCAGTTCTCGTGGGCATACGATCCGAATGTCAAGGAGCCCGGTTACGACCCGCACGCCGCCGACGCGCTCTTCGATGCGGCCGGCTGGCGGCGCGGACCCGACGGCGTGCGGCAACGCAACGGCAAGCGTTTTGCGCTCGTTTACGTGCAGTTTCCCGAATCGACGACGGGCGTGCGCGTTGCCACGACCGTTCAGCAAGAGCTGCGCGAACGCGGCGTGGATGTCGCGATCAAATCGGTCAGTAACGCGCAACTCTTTCTGCCCGAAGCGCGCGGCGGGACGCTCGCGAGCGGAAATTTCGATCTCGCCTACGTTCCGTGGACGATGGGCGCCGATCCGGACGACTCGTCGATCTTGACGTGCCGCGCACCCTCGAACTACATGCACTATTGCAACGCGACGGTCGATCGGCTCGAATCCCGCGCGCTCGCATCGACGTCGCAGCGCGAGCGCAAGCGCCTCTACGCGCAGATCGGCGCGCTTGTGGCTCGCGACGTGCCGATCGTCTATCTATTTAACGCCGATTACATCTACGCATATCGAACGGCGCTCGGCGGGTTCTCGCCGAACGCGTTTCTCCCGACGTGGAATGCGGCCGCGTGGACGATTCACTAA
- a CDS encoding NAD(P)(+) transhydrogenase (Re/Si-specific) subunit beta — MSATAATALERIAELAAIVLFILGLRYLSSPATARFGNRIAAVGMLLALVAVFIANGTLGWWAIAIGIVVGGVIGGFAALRVKMTAMPQMVALFNGAGGGAAALISTIEFFVFQSGGQAYGVPVAMGAVISVSLVLSAIIGAVSAAGSIVAFLKLQELMTGRPITYVGQQVVNALVALAIVALGIWIVATQGLLPPGAYVAMLIAALALGVLFVLPIGGADMPVVISLLNSFTGLAVAITGFELGYNMLIIAGALVGASGTLLTLLMGKAMNRPLTNVLFGAFGAGGGMEVASSSGAVQNVRATTTDDVAVMLAYAHQVVIVPGYGMAVAQAQHSVRELADQLEKRGVAVKYAIHPVAGRMPGHMNVLLAEANVPYNALYDMDDINPEFPRSDVALVIGANDVTNPAARSVASSPIYGMPILDVDKASNVVVLKRSMRSGFAGIENPLYEAPNCTMLFGDAKASVDGLVAAVKAL, encoded by the coding sequence ATGAGCGCGACTGCAGCTACCGCGCTCGAGCGCATCGCCGAACTCGCGGCGATCGTCCTCTTCATCCTCGGTTTGCGCTATCTGAGTTCGCCCGCGACGGCACGTTTCGGCAATCGGATCGCCGCGGTCGGCATGCTGCTGGCGCTCGTCGCCGTCTTCATCGCCAACGGCACGCTCGGCTGGTGGGCGATCGCGATCGGTATCGTCGTCGGCGGCGTCATCGGCGGATTCGCGGCTCTGCGCGTGAAGATGACCGCCATGCCGCAGATGGTCGCCCTCTTCAACGGCGCGGGCGGCGGCGCGGCCGCGCTGATCTCGACCATCGAGTTCTTCGTCTTTCAAAGCGGCGGCCAAGCCTACGGCGTTCCGGTCGCGATGGGTGCGGTCATCTCCGTCTCGCTCGTCTTGAGTGCGATTATCGGAGCGGTCTCGGCGGCCGGATCGATCGTCGCGTTTCTCAAGCTGCAAGAGCTGATGACGGGGCGGCCGATCACCTACGTCGGGCAACAAGTCGTCAACGCTCTCGTCGCACTCGCGATCGTCGCGCTCGGGATTTGGATCGTCGCGACGCAAGGCCTATTGCCGCCGGGCGCTTATGTGGCCATGTTGATCGCGGCGCTCGCACTCGGCGTGCTCTTTGTCTTACCCATCGGCGGCGCCGACATGCCGGTCGTAATTTCGCTGCTCAATTCGTTTACCGGCCTCGCCGTTGCGATTACGGGCTTCGAACTCGGCTACAACATGCTCATCATCGCGGGCGCGCTGGTTGGCGCGAGCGGCACGCTGCTCACGCTGCTTATGGGCAAGGCGATGAATCGGCCGCTCACCAACGTGCTCTTCGGCGCGTTCGGAGCGGGCGGCGGCATGGAGGTTGCCTCGTCATCGGGAGCCGTGCAGAACGTTCGCGCGACCACGACCGACGACGTCGCCGTCATGCTCGCGTACGCGCACCAAGTCGTGATCGTGCCCGGATACGGCATGGCCGTTGCGCAGGCGCAGCATAGCGTGCGCGAGCTTGCGGATCAATTGGAAAAACGCGGCGTCGCCGTGAAGTACGCGATCCACCCCGTTGCGGGGCGCATGCCGGGACATATGAACGTCCTGCTTGCCGAGGCGAACGTGCCGTACAACGCACTTTACGATATGGACGATATTAACCCGGAGTTTCCGCGCAGCGACGTAGCGCTCGTTATCGGAGCCAACGACGTGACCAACCCCGCCGCGCGCAGCGTCGCGAGTTCGCCGATCTACGGCATGCCGATTCTCGATGTCGACAAGGCGTCGAACGTCGTCGTGCTCAAACGCTCGATGCGGTCGGGTTTCGCGGGAATCGAAAATCCGCTGTACGAAGCGCCCAACTGCACGATGCTCTTCGGCGATGCAAAAGCTTCGGTCGACGGGCTCGTCGCCGCGGTCAAAGCGCTCTAG
- a CDS encoding L-erythro-3,5-diaminohexanoate dehydrogenase translates to MSVAFGKEVHALGTHRVIEPAGAMPQNAWRIDNTPIAFENEILCDVETLNIDSASFKQISDVCAGDPDRIGSHVVANVKDRGKQHNPVTGSGGMFIGRVLKIGERLRAKIDLKPGDRIASLVSLTLTPLYIESVCRVDAATGRIWIRGKAILFESGLWAKLPADIDQDVALAVLDVAGAPAQVRRMCKPGMTVVIIGADGKSGMLSCAQAKSIVGKTGKVIGVAPSAQTDSARMLQASDLVDAFVEIDARDAIALSERVAQIAPGLADLVVNCVNVPGTELSSILCTKEDGTVYFFSMSTSFTAAALGAEGVGKDVAMIVGNGYARGHADTALQTLRDHPAILAYFNKKYATTLL, encoded by the coding sequence ATGAGCGTTGCATTCGGCAAAGAGGTGCACGCACTAGGCACCCATCGCGTGATCGAGCCGGCAGGGGCGATGCCGCAGAACGCTTGGCGGATCGATAACACGCCGATCGCGTTCGAGAACGAGATTCTCTGCGACGTCGAGACGCTCAATATCGACTCGGCCTCGTTCAAACAGATCAGCGACGTTTGCGCGGGAGACCCCGATCGCATCGGCTCGCACGTCGTGGCGAACGTCAAAGATCGCGGCAAGCAGCACAATCCCGTCACCGGGAGCGGCGGCATGTTTATCGGGCGCGTGCTCAAGATCGGCGAACGTCTGCGCGCGAAAATCGATCTCAAGCCGGGCGACCGTATCGCGTCGCTCGTCTCGCTGACGCTTACGCCGCTCTACATCGAATCGGTTTGCCGCGTCGATGCGGCGACGGGCCGGATCTGGATTCGCGGCAAGGCGATTCTTTTCGAAAGCGGTCTGTGGGCGAAACTGCCCGCCGACATCGACCAAGATGTCGCCCTGGCCGTGCTCGACGTTGCGGGCGCGCCCGCCCAAGTTCGCCGCATGTGTAAGCCCGGAATGACCGTCGTGATTATCGGCGCCGACGGAAAATCGGGCATGCTCTCCTGCGCGCAGGCCAAGAGCATTGTAGGAAAAACCGGAAAAGTCATCGGCGTCGCGCCGAGCGCCCAGACCGACTCCGCCCGCATGCTTCAAGCATCGGATCTCGTCGATGCGTTCGTCGAGATCGACGCGCGCGACGCCATCGCGTTGAGCGAACGCGTCGCGCAGATCGCGCCCGGCCTCGCGGACTTGGTGGTCAACTGCGTCAACGTGCCGGGAACCGAGTTGAGTTCGATTCTCTGTACGAAAGAAGACGGCACCGTCTACTTCTTTTCGATGTCGACGTCGTTCACGGCCGCGGCGCTCGGCGCCGAAGGCGTCGGTAAGGACGTGGCGATGATCGTCGGCAACGGTTATGCGCGCGGCCACGCCGATACGGCGCTGCAAACCCTGCGCGATCACCCAGCCATCTTGGCGTATTTCAACAAGAAGTACGCGACCACACTTTTATAA
- a CDS encoding DUF4267 domain-containing protein produces the protein MTGSLPILLAYLAGIALLAVGAGALARPHGLAQSYGLPVEEPNGLNFVRATGARDVVLGAILIAVAYLHDPLALAVVIAAGLALSLADFTIAFVGGGGIHRAHVTHIGGAIAFAVILALLLATLRR, from the coding sequence TTGACGGGCTCGCTGCCGATCTTGCTCGCCTATCTTGCGGGTATCGCGTTGCTCGCAGTCGGCGCCGGAGCGCTCGCGCGACCGCACGGGCTCGCACAGAGCTACGGGCTGCCGGTCGAAGAGCCGAACGGCTTGAACTTCGTGCGAGCGACGGGCGCGCGCGATGTGGTCTTGGGTGCGATCCTCATCGCCGTCGCATACCTTCACGACCCGCTCGCGCTCGCGGTGGTTATCGCGGCGGGACTGGCGCTTTCGCTCGCCGATTTTACCATCGCGTTCGTCGGCGGCGGCGGCATCCATCGAGCGCACGTCACGCATATCGGCGGTGCGATCGCGTTCGCCGTCATACTCGCACTCTTGCTCGCAACGCTCAGACGATAG
- a CDS encoding fumarylacetoacetate hydrolase family protein: MRYLSFHHDGQVRPGFIEGDRVKAIACSSLFEYIGLSPEQRTRTHTDESFDLAQIALAAPVRPHKNVFCVGRNYLEHAKEGARALGRELKLPDVPTFFSKAPTAIADPAATLEFSRRVSPSFDWEAELAVVIGTRIKDATEDRALDAVFGYTALNDISARDLQRAHVQWLKGKSIDSSCPIGPWIVTPDELGDPQHLDIALRINGVRKQSANTDQMIFKLPRLIAELSRGMTLEPGDVIATGTPDGVGFARTPPEFFNDGDVVEIEIEKIGILRNAIRIV, encoded by the coding sequence GTGCGGTATCTGAGCTTCCATCACGACGGGCAGGTTCGGCCGGGGTTTATTGAAGGCGATCGCGTTAAAGCGATCGCCTGCTCGTCGTTGTTCGAGTACATCGGTCTCTCGCCGGAGCAACGCACGCGGACGCATACGGACGAATCCTTCGATCTCGCGCAGATCGCGCTGGCGGCGCCCGTACGTCCGCACAAGAACGTTTTTTGCGTGGGACGCAACTATCTGGAGCACGCGAAGGAGGGCGCGCGCGCGCTGGGCCGCGAGCTGAAGCTTCCCGACGTCCCGACGTTCTTCAGCAAAGCGCCGACGGCGATTGCCGATCCCGCGGCGACGCTGGAATTCTCGCGGCGCGTTTCGCCGAGCTTCGATTGGGAAGCGGAACTCGCCGTCGTGATCGGAACGCGCATCAAAGACGCGACCGAGGATCGCGCGCTCGATGCGGTCTTCGGTTACACCGCGCTTAACGATATCTCGGCGCGCGATCTGCAGCGCGCACACGTGCAGTGGCTCAAGGGAAAAAGCATCGATTCGAGCTGTCCGATCGGGCCGTGGATCGTCACGCCCGACGAGCTCGGCGATCCGCAGCACCTCGATATCGCCCTGCGAATCAACGGCGTTCGAAAACAGTCTGCGAATACCGATCAGATGATTTTCAAGCTTCCGCGTTTGATCGCCGAATTGAGCCGCGGCATGACGCTCGAACCGGGCGACGTCATCGCGACCGGCACGCCCGACGGCGTCGGGTTCGCCCGCACGCCGCCCGAATTTTTCAACGATGGCGACGTCGTCGAAATCGAGATCGAGAAGATCGGCATCTTGCGCAACGCGATACGAATCGTCTAG
- a CDS encoding Lrp/AsnC family transcriptional regulator — MVGASVELDELDIQLLDALQRNARSTFAELGAVVGLKPPAVHDRVKRLEGRGFVRGYAAQLDNKLLGLELTALVSCYTSPDCAYDAFVAALGGLPEVCEVHSVAGEESFVLKVATRDTAHLDLLLSKLKLVPGMARTKTTIVLSTPFERGGVSVK, encoded by the coding sequence ATGGTAGGAGCGAGCGTCGAGCTCGACGAGCTGGACATCCAATTACTCGATGCGCTGCAGCGCAACGCGCGCTCCACCTTTGCCGAACTCGGCGCCGTCGTCGGGCTCAAACCGCCGGCCGTCCACGACCGCGTCAAACGCCTCGAGGGCCGCGGATTCGTTCGCGGTTACGCCGCGCAACTCGACAACAAGCTGCTCGGGCTCGAATTGACGGCGCTCGTGAGTTGTTACACCTCGCCGGACTGCGCGTACGATGCCTTCGTCGCCGCACTCGGCGGCCTTCCCGAAGTCTGCGAAGTGCACAGCGTCGCCGGCGAGGAGTCCTTCGTGCTCAAAGTGGCGACCCGCGATACCGCTCATTTGGATTTGCTGCTCTCGAAACTCAAACTCGTGCCGGGGATGGCGCGCACCAAAACCACGATCGTGCTCTCCACACCCTTCGAGCGCGGAGGCGTCAGCGTTAAATGA
- a CDS encoding NAD(P) transhydrogenase subunit alpha, with amino-acid sequence MNELFVLLTVFILAIFVGFEVISKVPTTLHTPLMSATNAIHGVVLVGAIVAMGNVFAGRLNGATLTLLGIVAVALGTINVVGGFAVTERMLQMFRKREPAKK; translated from the coding sequence GTGAACGAGTTATTCGTCCTGCTGACGGTCTTCATACTCGCAATTTTCGTCGGCTTCGAAGTGATATCGAAGGTTCCGACCACGCTGCATACGCCGCTGATGTCGGCGACTAATGCGATTCACGGCGTGGTGCTCGTGGGCGCGATCGTCGCGATGGGGAACGTCTTCGCCGGCCGATTGAACGGCGCGACGCTCACGCTGCTCGGAATCGTTGCGGTCGCACTCGGCACGATCAACGTCGTCGGCGGCTTCGCGGTGACCGAACGAATGCTGCAAATGTTCCGCAAACGGGAACCGGCCAAGAAATGA
- a CDS encoding KamA family radical SAM protein has protein sequence MSEIVHIKPPVDAESLDYKHLEQGEFWRALPAYKDVDEKTFLDHLWQQKHSVKTPEELLAAIEGAADPAFIKDAEAGFKHAPMAVRVSPYAISLIDWTDPYNDPIRTQFIPVKSRMLPDHPRLVLDSLHEQDDSPVPGLVHRYVDKALFLPLNVCPVYCRFCTRSYAIGPDTEDVSKISLAKTPAQWQQAFQYIAERPELEDIVISGGDTYQLPPKNVELIGNALLDIPHVRRMRFATKGPAVMPMKILTHPEWLDALTAVVDRGRKLGKEVVLHTHFNSANEITWITQKAMHELFSRGIFTRNQSVLIRGVNDTKERMALLVKRLGYVNVHPYYVYMHDMVKGVEELRTTVQSAIDIEKFVRGSTAGFNTPTFVCDAPGGGGKRDVHSFEYYDRHNGIAVYAAPSVKPGKAFLYFDPIDKLPADVQARWAVPEIAEAMIHEAVRNAGVGDEQLVIA, from the coding sequence ATGAGCGAGATCGTTCACATCAAACCGCCCGTCGACGCCGAGTCGCTCGACTACAAGCACCTCGAACAAGGCGAGTTCTGGCGCGCGCTGCCGGCGTATAAAGACGTCGACGAGAAAACGTTCCTCGATCACCTCTGGCAACAGAAACACTCGGTGAAAACGCCCGAAGAACTGCTGGCCGCGATCGAGGGAGCGGCCGACCCCGCGTTTATCAAAGATGCCGAAGCCGGGTTCAAACACGCGCCGATGGCCGTGCGCGTTTCACCGTACGCAATCTCGCTGATCGATTGGACGGACCCGTACAACGATCCGATCCGCACGCAGTTCATTCCGGTCAAGTCGCGCATGCTGCCCGACCACCCGCGGCTGGTACTCGACTCGCTTCACGAACAAGACGACTCGCCGGTTCCGGGGCTCGTCCACCGCTACGTCGACAAGGCACTCTTCCTGCCGCTCAACGTCTGTCCGGTGTATTGCCGCTTCTGCACGCGCAGCTACGCCATCGGCCCGGACACCGAAGACGTGAGCAAGATCTCGCTCGCGAAGACGCCGGCGCAATGGCAGCAGGCGTTCCAATACATCGCCGAGCGTCCCGAACTCGAAGATATCGTGATCTCCGGCGGCGACACGTATCAGCTGCCGCCAAAAAATGTCGAGTTGATCGGCAACGCGCTGCTCGACATTCCGCACGTGCGCCGCATGCGCTTCGCGACTAAGGGGCCCGCGGTAATGCCGATGAAGATCCTCACCCATCCCGAATGGCTCGACGCGTTGACCGCCGTCGTCGATCGCGGGCGCAAGCTCGGCAAAGAAGTCGTGCTGCACACGCATTTCAATAGCGCCAACGAGATCACGTGGATCACGCAGAAGGCCATGCACGAACTTTTTTCGCGCGGCATCTTCACGCGCAACCAGTCCGTGCTCATCCGCGGCGTCAACGATACCAAAGAACGCATGGCGCTGCTCGTCAAGCGCCTCGGCTACGTCAACGTGCATCCGTACTACGTTTACATGCACGACATGGTGAAGGGCGTCGAGGAGCTGCGCACCACGGTTCAGAGCGCGATCGATATCGAGAAGTTCGTGCGCGGCAGCACCGCCGGATTCAACACGCCGACCTTCGTCTGCGACGCTCCCGGCGGTGGCGGAAAGCGCGACGTCCATTCGTTCGAGTACTACGATCGCCACAACGGAATCGCCGTCTACGCCGCGCCGAGCGTCAAACCCGGCAAGGCGTTTCTCTACTTCGATCCCATCGACAAGCTGCCCGCCGACGTACAGGCGCGTTGGGCCGTACCGGAGATCGCCGAAGCGATGATCCACGAAGCCGTCCGCAACGCCGGCGTCGGCGACGAACAACTCGTCATCGCATAG